In Archangium violaceum, the following are encoded in one genomic region:
- a CDS encoding cytochrome c3 family protein, with protein sequence MIDSTRASLLSGVLAALALGGCDTTPVNNNQNYMPAQPIAFSHAVHAGHYEIDCQYCHVGAEKSRHAGIPHSGVCMNCHTQVKTDSPEIQKLTQAVKQNTPIEWVRVHRLPDHAYFNHASHVTSGLECQQCHGPVQEMVRLEQVEPMTMGWCLDCHRETQESKSQAPVPPLASGVLRTSASGVAVASAPVTPAPRTLNPPTDCSGCHR encoded by the coding sequence ATGATCGACTCGACCCGAGCCTCGCTGCTCTCCGGTGTGCTGGCCGCCCTCGCGTTGGGGGGCTGTGACACCACGCCGGTCAACAACAACCAGAACTACATGCCCGCGCAGCCCATCGCGTTCTCGCACGCGGTGCATGCCGGCCACTACGAAATCGACTGTCAGTACTGCCACGTGGGCGCGGAGAAGAGCCGGCACGCCGGCATTCCCCACTCCGGTGTGTGCATGAACTGCCACACCCAGGTGAAGACGGACTCGCCAGAGATCCAGAAGCTCACCCAGGCGGTGAAGCAGAACACGCCCATCGAGTGGGTGCGCGTGCACCGGCTGCCGGACCACGCGTACTTCAACCACGCGAGCCACGTCACCTCCGGGCTGGAGTGCCAGCAGTGCCACGGCCCGGTGCAGGAGATGGTGCGGCTGGAGCAGGTGGAGCCCATGACGATGGGCTGGTGCCTGGACTGCCACCGCGAGACGCAGGAGTCGAAATCCCAGGCGCCGGTACCGCCGTTGGCATCCGGTGTGCTGAGGACCTCCGCGTCGGGGGTGGCCGTGGCCTCCGCGCCCGTCACCCCGGCGCCGCGCACCCTGAACCCTCCCACCGATTGCTCTGGCTGCCACCGCTGA
- a CDS encoding DUF1842 domain-containing protein, whose product MPDESAANLELEKTTRLFKARYEIGTGELGAPDFYIDVNVNTVSKTLTGIGRINQAALPPVDVRTRLEGTYMPMVAEPPSPMRVIVAATGTSVIPWLPDGIQPRGQSNVRLFMLLDPNWKSGSASYEYKGAQGQWLEVMNVPVKRCS is encoded by the coding sequence ATGCCCGACGAGAGTGCAGCGAATCTGGAGCTCGAGAAGACAACCCGCCTGTTCAAGGCGAGGTACGAGATCGGTACCGGTGAGCTCGGTGCCCCGGACTTCTACATCGACGTCAATGTCAACACGGTGAGCAAGACACTCACCGGCATTGGCAGGATCAATCAGGCAGCGCTCCCACCCGTGGACGTGCGCACCCGGTTGGAGGGCACGTACATGCCCATGGTGGCCGAGCCACCCTCCCCCATGCGCGTCATCGTGGCCGCCACGGGCACCTCCGTCATCCCCTGGCTGCCCGACGGAATCCAGCCACGCGGGCAGAGCAACGTTCGCCTGTTCATGCTCCTCGACCCGAACTGGAAGAGCGGTAGCGCCTCCTACGAGTACAAGGGGGCACAGGGGCAGTGGCTCGAGGTCATGAACGTTCCCGTGAAGCGATGCAGCTGA
- a CDS encoding cytochrome-c peroxidase, whose product MSRNRLLLGVGLVSLGAFSSSCSKESPPPAPPAPTVVAAPSPAAAPEPPKPKMSHEKLVSFFRLPAKTVKAPVDSAEQVSLGRMLFFEKRLSKNHDISCNSCHDLDTFGVDGKATSEGHKGQKGSRNAPTVFHAAGHVAQFWDGRAATLEEQAEGPMMNPLEMAMPGEKRVLATLNSMPEYVKRFQAAFPGNKKAVSVGNAARAIAAFERKLLTSARFDKFLAGDESALTEQERRGLELFASAGCTTCHNGPSVGGTSFQKLGLIEDFPTEDKGRYDVTKNEEDLHKFRVPTLRNVEKTGPWFHDGSVKELPTAVRLMAKHQLGMSFTDAEVDDIVAFLKSLTGELPGADVLAAPELPPSTRATPKPDPT is encoded by the coding sequence ATGTCGCGGAATCGGCTCTTGCTTGGCGTCGGACTGGTGTCCCTGGGCGCCTTCTCTTCTTCTTGTAGCAAGGAGTCTCCTCCGCCGGCGCCACCCGCCCCCACCGTGGTCGCCGCGCCCTCGCCCGCCGCCGCGCCGGAGCCACCGAAGCCGAAGATGAGCCACGAGAAGCTCGTCTCCTTCTTCCGCCTGCCCGCCAAGACCGTCAAGGCGCCGGTGGACAGCGCGGAGCAGGTGTCGCTCGGGCGCATGCTCTTCTTCGAGAAGCGCCTGTCGAAGAACCACGACATCTCGTGCAACAGCTGCCACGACCTGGACACCTTCGGCGTGGATGGCAAGGCCACCTCCGAGGGGCACAAGGGCCAGAAGGGCAGCCGCAACGCGCCCACCGTCTTCCATGCCGCGGGCCATGTCGCCCAGTTCTGGGATGGCCGCGCCGCCACGCTGGAGGAGCAGGCCGAGGGCCCGATGATGAACCCGTTGGAGATGGCCATGCCGGGCGAGAAGCGCGTCCTGGCGACGCTCAACTCCATGCCGGAGTACGTGAAGCGCTTCCAGGCGGCCTTCCCTGGAAACAAGAAGGCGGTGAGCGTGGGCAACGCCGCGCGGGCCATCGCCGCCTTCGAGCGCAAGCTCCTCACCAGCGCGCGCTTCGACAAGTTCCTGGCGGGTGACGAGAGCGCCCTCACCGAGCAGGAGCGGCGCGGGTTGGAGCTCTTCGCCAGCGCGGGCTGCACCACGTGCCACAACGGCCCGTCGGTGGGCGGTACCTCCTTCCAGAAGCTGGGCCTCATCGAGGACTTCCCCACCGAGGACAAGGGCCGCTACGACGTGACGAAGAACGAGGAGGACCTGCACAAGTTCCGCGTGCCCACGCTGCGCAACGTGGAGAAGACGGGTCCCTGGTTCCACGACGGCTCCGTCAAGGAGCTGCCCACGGCGGTGCGCCTGATGGCCAAGCACCAGCTGGGGATGAGCTTCACCGACGCCGAGGTGGACGACATCGTGGCCTTCCTCAAGAGCCTCACCGGCGAGCTGCCCGGCGCCGACGTCCTCGCGGCCCCCGAGCTGCCCCCCAGCACGCGCGCCACGCCGAAGCCGGATCCGACGTAA
- a CDS encoding c-type cytochrome, whose translation MGTYVPSRRRTRALAVTPVLSVLALLAAVPAAAQGVPEGAKLFSERCASCHTVGQGDRVGPDLMGVLKRREESWVTSFLKSPGAMIDGGDPVAGELIKKFNGVRMPDQQLSDDERKGLFAFFRDCTEKGSCQPGATGPKLASDATPEELEHGRQLFEGQVALANGGPACIGCHDVRGIGVVGGGTLARDLTFSFARLGERKMTPALKEMSFPLMKELYEKAPLTEAEQFELKAYLANVSRDGTPPRKDRDFFYLGFVGLGVALGFIGIVLGGRGRAKD comes from the coding sequence ATGGGTACATACGTCCCGAGCCGACGCCGGACACGAGCACTGGCCGTCACTCCCGTCCTGTCGGTACTGGCGTTGCTCGCCGCCGTGCCCGCGGCGGCGCAGGGGGTTCCCGAGGGGGCGAAGCTCTTCTCGGAGCGGTGCGCGAGCTGCCACACGGTGGGCCAGGGAGACCGGGTGGGCCCGGACCTGATGGGCGTGCTGAAGCGCCGCGAGGAGTCCTGGGTCACCTCCTTCCTGAAGAGCCCGGGAGCGATGATCGACGGCGGCGACCCGGTGGCCGGCGAGCTCATCAAGAAGTTCAACGGGGTCCGGATGCCGGACCAGCAGCTCTCCGACGACGAGCGAAAGGGGCTGTTCGCGTTCTTCCGTGACTGCACCGAGAAGGGCAGCTGTCAGCCGGGGGCCACCGGGCCGAAGCTGGCCTCGGACGCCACGCCCGAGGAGCTGGAGCACGGCCGTCAGCTCTTCGAGGGGCAGGTGGCGCTGGCCAATGGAGGCCCGGCCTGCATCGGCTGTCATGACGTGCGTGGCATTGGTGTGGTGGGGGGAGGGACGCTGGCGCGAGACCTGACCTTCTCCTTCGCGCGGCTGGGCGAGCGGAAGATGACGCCCGCCCTGAAGGAGATGTCCTTCCCGTTGATGAAGGAGCTCTACGAGAAGGCGCCGCTGACGGAAGCGGAGCAGTTCGAGCTCAAGGCATACCTGGCGAACGTCTCGCGAGACGGCACGCCGCCGCGCAAGGACCGGGACTTCTTCTACCTGGGCTTCGTGGGGCTGGGCGTCGCACTGGGTTTCATCGGCATCGTCCTGGGCGGCCGTGGCCGCGCGAAGGACTGA
- a CDS encoding respiratory nitrate reductase subunit gamma — translation MSGTFLYDSLPYMVLALAIGVPAWLRNRERLSAWVMRWVDREGTGSAAVSLVVGAIIMVLWHAACFLLPHPVQLFIRSPARLFLLEVVGLIGGMMLAWGLVASIARKLSSREPGARAWLAFQVLLLAEVLNGLYIAVAYRWASAWYVSVVVPYLRSLVTLQPDATLVAQLPLTVRMHLFGVLALLLAWPLTRWLASTGAAPTLVSTREEPASQSGIVTP, via the coding sequence GTGAGCGGCACGTTCCTCTACGATTCCCTTCCCTACATGGTGCTGGCCCTCGCCATCGGAGTGCCGGCGTGGCTGCGCAACCGCGAGCGTCTGTCCGCCTGGGTGATGCGGTGGGTGGATCGCGAGGGCACCGGCTCGGCGGCCGTGTCCCTGGTGGTGGGCGCCATCATCATGGTGCTGTGGCACGCGGCCTGTTTCCTCCTGCCGCACCCGGTCCAGCTCTTCATCCGCTCGCCCGCGCGCCTCTTCCTCCTGGAGGTGGTGGGCCTCATCGGCGGGATGATGCTGGCCTGGGGCCTGGTGGCGAGCATCGCCCGCAAGCTGTCGAGCCGCGAGCCCGGCGCGCGGGCGTGGCTGGCCTTCCAGGTGCTGCTGCTGGCCGAGGTGCTCAACGGCCTCTACATCGCGGTGGCGTACCGGTGGGCCTCCGCCTGGTACGTGAGCGTGGTGGTGCCGTACCTGCGCTCGCTGGTGACGCTGCAGCCGGACGCGACGCTCGTCGCCCAGCTGCCGCTGACCGTGCGGATGCACCTCTTCGGCGTGCTCGCGCTGCTGCTCGCCTGGCCCCTGACGCGCTGGCTGGCCTCGACGGGCGCCGCGCCCACGCTGGTGTCCACCCGGGAGGAGCCCGCCAGCCAGAGCGGGATCGTCACCCCATGA
- a CDS encoding TAT-variant-translocated molybdopterin oxidoreductase yields MSETTPKYWQSLAARAGDPALLEKARDEFAEELPVGVAAQAPDQSSRRDFFKVMGLSAAAAMVACQRAPVQKAVPFIARPDEVTPGLALWYASTCGACSANCGVLLKTRDGRPIKVEGNEEHPVSRGGVCATGQASVLSLYDANRSRWPSVGGTKATWGELDKAVVEGLRKLAGEGKPIRLVLPWVLGPTAEAAVARFLSVFPTARTVRFDATGELEAIAEAHRLTHGVRGVPDYRFDQAKVIASFGADFLGTWVSPVAFTRQYTEARDAAGKKEMARHWQLEPLMTLTGASADKRVPVAPSDVVPALAGLVRRLAEKAGRSVEGLERFLVKQVAADVLDVLAGELWAARQKALVVCGSDEPAAQVLANAANELLGNEGTTRSVTGGLALDAGAMTFGELLAELEAKQVGAVLFHGVNPAYAHPKGEALAGLLKDVALTVATSDRLDETASLVRFHAPDHTPLESWGDAEPRRGVLSLRQPVVAPLHDTRGAVESLLKWAGVEQSHYDFLRARWEAEIFPRANVATGFQPFWDEAVRQGVVVVLPPSASEAPTFRAESVAAALAGSSSGAGEYELVLYQKVALRDGALANNGWLQEMPDPISKATWGNYLCVAPSTASKLGIRDGQVVKVISGGKTLAVPALVQPGTHPRALGLAMGYGRTKVGRIGNEVGENAFGLASLTNGKVRRTAHGVGVQVTPDHQPLALSQTHASMEGRALVREAELAAFLANPRAGNEEEGGHGSGHPLSIWSGHEYKGHRWAMAVDLSACTGCSACVVSCQAENNIPIVGEDEARRQREMHWMRIDRYYEGEPDAPRVVHQPMMCQHCENAPCETVCPVLATVHSSEGLNQQVYNRCVGTRYCANNCPTKVRRFNWFDYKHDEPLERMVLNPDVVVRTRGVMEKCSLCVQRIQEGKASAKREGREVRDGEIRTACQQSCPARAIHFGDLNDPNSDVAKLAKSGRAYRLLEELNIGPAVTYLTKVRNTGDGSAE; encoded by the coding sequence ATGTCCGAGACGACACCCAAGTACTGGCAGAGCCTGGCCGCGCGTGCTGGAGATCCGGCACTGCTCGAGAAGGCCCGCGACGAGTTCGCCGAGGAGCTCCCCGTGGGCGTGGCGGCCCAGGCGCCGGATCAGAGCTCGCGCCGTGACTTCTTCAAGGTGATGGGCCTGAGCGCCGCGGCGGCCATGGTGGCCTGTCAGCGCGCCCCGGTTCAGAAGGCGGTGCCCTTCATCGCCAGGCCGGACGAGGTCACCCCGGGCCTTGCCCTCTGGTACGCGTCCACCTGCGGTGCGTGCAGCGCCAACTGTGGCGTCCTGCTGAAGACGCGCGATGGCCGCCCCATCAAGGTGGAGGGCAACGAGGAGCACCCGGTGTCGCGTGGCGGTGTGTGCGCCACGGGCCAGGCGTCCGTGCTGTCCCTCTATGACGCCAACCGCTCGCGCTGGCCGTCGGTGGGGGGGACGAAGGCCACCTGGGGCGAGCTGGACAAGGCGGTGGTGGAGGGGCTGCGGAAGCTGGCGGGGGAGGGGAAGCCCATCCGGCTCGTGCTCCCGTGGGTGCTGGGACCCACCGCCGAGGCCGCCGTGGCGCGCTTCCTGTCTGTCTTCCCCACCGCGCGGACGGTGCGCTTCGACGCGACCGGGGAGCTCGAGGCCATCGCCGAGGCCCACCGCCTCACGCACGGCGTGCGCGGGGTGCCGGACTACCGCTTCGACCAGGCGAAGGTCATCGCCAGCTTCGGCGCGGACTTCCTGGGCACCTGGGTGTCGCCGGTGGCCTTCACGCGCCAGTACACCGAGGCCCGTGACGCGGCGGGCAAGAAGGAGATGGCGCGGCACTGGCAGCTCGAGCCGTTGATGACGCTGACGGGCGCGAGCGCCGACAAGCGCGTGCCGGTGGCGCCCTCGGACGTGGTGCCCGCGCTGGCGGGGCTGGTGAGGCGGCTGGCGGAGAAGGCCGGACGGAGCGTGGAGGGCCTCGAGAGATTCCTCGTGAAGCAGGTGGCCGCCGACGTGCTGGACGTACTGGCCGGCGAGCTGTGGGCCGCGAGGCAGAAGGCCCTGGTGGTGTGCGGGAGTGACGAGCCCGCCGCCCAGGTGCTGGCCAACGCGGCCAACGAGCTGCTCGGCAACGAGGGCACCACCCGCTCCGTGACGGGGGGCCTCGCGCTGGACGCGGGGGCGATGACCTTCGGCGAGCTGCTCGCCGAGCTGGAGGCGAAGCAGGTGGGCGCCGTCCTCTTCCATGGCGTCAACCCGGCCTACGCCCACCCGAAGGGCGAGGCGCTGGCGGGCCTGCTGAAGGACGTGGCGCTGACGGTGGCCACGAGCGACCGGCTCGACGAGACGGCCTCGCTGGTGCGCTTCCACGCGCCGGACCACACCCCGCTGGAGTCCTGGGGGGATGCCGAGCCGCGGCGCGGGGTGCTGAGCCTGCGCCAGCCGGTGGTGGCTCCGCTGCACGACACGCGTGGCGCGGTGGAGTCCCTGCTGAAGTGGGCGGGGGTGGAGCAGTCGCACTACGACTTCCTACGGGCCCGCTGGGAGGCGGAGATCTTCCCGCGCGCGAACGTGGCCACGGGCTTCCAGCCCTTCTGGGACGAGGCGGTGCGCCAGGGCGTGGTGGTGGTGCTGCCGCCCTCGGCCTCCGAGGCCCCCACGTTCCGCGCCGAGAGCGTGGCGGCGGCGCTGGCGGGCTCCTCCTCGGGGGCGGGTGAGTACGAACTGGTTCTGTATCAAAAGGTGGCCTTGAGGGACGGCGCGCTGGCCAACAATGGCTGGCTGCAGGAGATGCCGGATCCGATCTCCAAGGCGACCTGGGGCAACTACCTCTGTGTGGCGCCTTCCACCGCGTCGAAGCTGGGCATCCGCGACGGGCAGGTGGTGAAGGTGATCTCCGGGGGGAAGACGCTCGCGGTGCCGGCGCTGGTGCAGCCGGGCACGCATCCGCGGGCGCTGGGCCTCGCCATGGGTTATGGCCGGACGAAGGTGGGACGTATCGGGAACGAAGTGGGGGAGAACGCCTTCGGCCTGGCCTCTTTGACGAATGGGAAGGTGCGCCGCACGGCGCATGGGGTGGGAGTGCAGGTGACGCCCGATCACCAGCCCCTCGCCCTGTCCCAGACACACGCCTCCATGGAGGGCCGCGCGCTGGTACGCGAGGCCGAGCTGGCGGCGTTCCTCGCCAACCCGCGCGCGGGCAACGAGGAGGAGGGCGGTCACGGGAGTGGCCACCCGCTCTCCATCTGGTCGGGCCACGAGTACAAGGGCCACCGCTGGGCCATGGCGGTGGACCTGAGCGCCTGCACGGGCTGCTCGGCGTGCGTGGTGTCCTGCCAGGCGGAGAACAACATCCCCATCGTGGGAGAGGACGAGGCGCGCCGGCAGCGGGAGATGCACTGGATGCGCATCGACCGGTACTACGAGGGCGAGCCGGACGCGCCGCGCGTGGTGCACCAACCGATGATGTGCCAGCACTGCGAGAACGCCCCGTGCGAGACGGTGTGCCCGGTGCTCGCGACGGTGCACTCGAGCGAGGGCCTCAACCAGCAGGTCTACAACCGCTGCGTGGGCACCCGCTACTGCGCGAACAACTGCCCCACGAAGGTCCGGCGGTTCAACTGGTTCGACTACAAGCACGACGAGCCGCTCGAGCGCATGGTGCTCAACCCGGACGTGGTGGTGCGCACGCGCGGCGTGATGGAGAAGTGCTCGCTGTGCGTGCAGCGCATCCAGGAGGGCAAGGCGTCGGCGAAGCGCGAGGGGCGCGAGGTGCGTGACGGAGAGATCCGCACCGCGTGCCAGCAGAGCTGCCCGGCGCGGGCCATCCACTTCGGAGACCTCAACGACCCGAACAGCGACGTGGCGAAGCTGGCGAAGAGCGGGCGCGCCTACCGGCTGCTGGAGGAACTCAACATCGGTCCGGCCGTGACGTACCTCACCAAGGTTCGCAACACCGGAGACGGGAGCGCGGAATGA